CTACGTCTCGGGCATCACGCTCCCGGTCGACGGCGGCTGGTTGGGGCGATGAGTAGCCTCGGCGCTCTCGCGGGACACCGCATCGTGCCGGTGATCGTCATCGACGACGCGGGAGCGGCAGCAGACCTCGCCCACGCACTATCGGAGGGCGGGATCGGATGCGCCGAGGTGACGTTTCGCACGAACGCGGCAGCCGACGCGATCGCCGCCATGGCAGCCATCGAGGGTTTCACTGTCGGCGCCGGAACGGTGATCTCGAGCGAGCAACTGCACGCCGCTCGCGACGCGGGCGCAACGTTTGTGGTGAGCCCCGGGTTCGATGCGGGACTCGTCGATGAGACCCGGTCTCTCGGACTCGGCGTACTCCCCGGCGTCGCCACGGCGAGCGAGACGATGGCCGCCGTGAATGCCGGGTTCGACGCGGTCAAGTTCTTTCCGGCCGATCGCCTCGGCGGGCTCGCCACCATTCGCGCGCTCGCCGCGCCCTTCCCCGGTATCGGGTTCGTGCCGAGCGGCGGCGTGACGGCCGCCACCGCCCCCGAATACCTCGCAGACCCCGCGGTGCCCGCCGTCAGCGGGTCGTGGATGGCGTCGCGCGCTCACCTCGAG
This genomic window from Antiquaquibacter oligotrophicus contains:
- a CDS encoding bifunctional 4-hydroxy-2-oxoglutarate aldolase/2-dehydro-3-deoxy-phosphogluconate aldolase, with protein sequence MSSLGALAGHRIVPVIVIDDAGAAADLAHALSEGGIGCAEVTFRTNAAADAIAAMAAIEGFTVGAGTVISSEQLHAARDAGATFVVSPGFDAGLVDETRSLGLGVLPGVATASETMAAVNAGFDAVKFFPADRLGGLATIRALAAPFPGIGFVPSGGVTAATAPEYLADPAVPAVSGSWMASRAHLEARDFATIARLSAEATRAIGVRP